One window from the genome of Phycisphaerales bacterium encodes:
- a CDS encoding PqqD family peptide modification chaperone, whose product MAGQRGRDIASTFSDLWYRIGPTTPRLSAHARVVRQHYGPTIAYIVEDPASGQFYRMSESAHFFLGMLDGKTTVDQAWEACNDQLGDAAPTQREVLDLLSRLQLFGLVLGESALDAEMLEQRLAKASRQRTQKRTGRWMFPHVPIVNPEPWLRRHEKICRALFSPVAGVSWAILVSVALVLVFANADRFGDALNSVAQLAPSTLITIGLIFLGLRIVHELGHAMACKAFGGRSTEIGVILIAYVLPLPYCEASSAWRFARVWPRVCVSLAGVLAETVIAAVCAIYWAIGSDAVLQSVAYQVMLVSGVSTFVFNLNPLLRYDGYYILSDLTGTPNLAQRSREMLKYLIQRYPFGLKGARGPAIRSLGEGWLLAIYGLLATPYRIFVAVAILLVIASKYLTFGVALAVAMGAIWLVYPVLKSAGFVLSDPKLEGHRGRAIAVSLAALALVFGPILLIPLPTPTYAVATVEPARLDGLRTLEEGTLAELLVEPGDRVEEGQLVARLENVALKSELEAALARQEQARTQYRASLQRPPAEQEEYRQAIRVVDAQVARLQRRIEHLDVRAPVAGVVSPISGQTSADLRSVIGSFVPRGTALGMVVSEDDLLVRAMVPDRDHAFVFRGQSQEDVQAAVRLESAPGRVIQADVRRVAALGSKELTSASLAAEAGGGVTTDPRESERSIALTPSFVVDLTMQQATPAAAPGVRASVRLEGPSRPLGARWWRRATQFFEGRSWW is encoded by the coding sequence ATGGCGGGCCAGCGCGGGCGTGACATCGCCTCGACATTCAGCGACCTGTGGTATCGCATCGGCCCGACCACGCCGCGGCTGAGCGCCCACGCCCGCGTCGTGCGCCAGCACTATGGCCCGACCATCGCCTACATCGTTGAGGACCCAGCCAGCGGCCAGTTCTACCGCATGAGCGAGAGCGCCCACTTCTTCCTGGGCATGCTCGACGGCAAGACGACCGTCGACCAGGCGTGGGAGGCGTGCAACGACCAGCTCGGCGACGCCGCGCCCACGCAGCGCGAGGTGCTCGATCTGCTGAGCCGGCTGCAGCTCTTCGGACTTGTGCTGGGCGAGAGCGCCCTCGACGCGGAGATGCTCGAGCAGCGGCTGGCCAAGGCAAGCCGCCAGCGCACGCAGAAGCGCACCGGCCGCTGGATGTTCCCGCACGTACCCATCGTCAATCCCGAGCCCTGGCTGCGCCGGCACGAGAAGATCTGCCGGGCCCTGTTCAGCCCGGTGGCCGGCGTGAGTTGGGCCATCCTCGTCTCGGTCGCGCTCGTGCTCGTGTTTGCCAATGCCGACCGCTTCGGTGATGCGCTCAACTCCGTTGCGCAGCTCGCGCCCTCCACGCTGATCACCATCGGTCTGATCTTCCTCGGTCTGCGCATCGTCCACGAGCTGGGCCACGCGATGGCATGCAAGGCCTTCGGCGGGCGGAGCACCGAGATCGGCGTCATCCTGATCGCCTACGTGCTGCCATTGCCCTACTGCGAAGCCAGCAGCGCCTGGCGGTTCGCACGGGTCTGGCCCCGGGTCTGCGTGTCGCTGGCCGGCGTGCTGGCCGAGACGGTGATCGCCGCCGTCTGCGCCATCTACTGGGCCATCGGCAGCGACGCGGTGCTGCAGAGCGTCGCGTACCAGGTCATGCTCGTGTCGGGTGTCAGCACGTTCGTCTTCAATCTCAACCCGCTGCTTCGCTACGACGGCTACTACATCCTCAGCGACCTGACTGGCACGCCCAACCTCGCGCAGCGTTCCCGCGAGATGCTGAAGTATCTCATCCAGCGATACCCCTTCGGCCTGAAGGGCGCCCGCGGCCCGGCCATCCGTTCGCTGGGCGAGGGCTGGCTGCTGGCGATCTATGGGCTCTTGGCAACGCCCTACCGCATCTTCGTTGCCGTCGCGATCCTTTTGGTCATCGCCAGCAAGTACCTGACCTTCGGCGTCGCGCTCGCGGTGGCGATGGGGGCGATCTGGCTGGTGTACCCCGTGCTCAAGTCCGCTGGCTTCGTGCTCAGCGACCCGAAGCTCGAGGGTCACCGAGGGCGGGCCATCGCGGTCTCGCTCGCGGCCCTCGCGCTCGTATTCGGACCGATCCTTCTTATCCCGCTCCCGACGCCGACCTATGCGGTCGCGACCGTCGAGCCCGCACGCCTGGACGGCCTCCGGACCCTGGAAGAGGGCACGCTCGCCGAGCTGCTCGTCGAGCCCGGCGATCGCGTCGAAGAAGGCCAGCTCGTCGCGCGGCTCGAGAACGTTGCCCTGAAGAGCGAGCTCGAGGCGGCGCTGGCACGGCAGGAGCAGGCGCGCACGCAGTATCGCGCCTCGCTGCAACGACCGCCCGCCGAGCAGGAGGAGTACCGCCAGGCCATCCGCGTGGTCGATGCCCAGGTGGCTCGGTTGCAGCGGCGGATCGAGCACCTGGACGTCCGTGCACCGGTCGCGGGCGTCGTCTCGCCGATCAGCGGGCAGACGTCGGCGGACCTGCGCTCGGTGATCGGCAGCTTCGTACCCCGCGGGACCGCCCTGGGCATGGTCGTCAGCGAGGACGACCTGCTGGTCCGCGCGATGGTGCCCGACCGCGACCATGCCTTCGTCTTCCGGGGTCAGAGCCAGGAAGACGTGCAAGCCGCCGTCCGCCTTGAGAGCGCGCCGGGGAGAGTGATCCAGGCCGACGTCCGCCGCGTCGCGGCCCTGGGCTCGAAGGAACTCACCAGCGCCTCGCTCGCGGCCGAGGCGGGCGGCGGCGTCACGACCGACCCGCGTGAGAGCGAGCGTTCCATCGCGTTGACGCCCAGCTTCGTCGTCGACCTGACCATGCAGCAGGCAACGCCCGCGGCCGCCCCGGGCGTGCGCGCATCCGTGCGGCTGGAGGGCCCGAGCAGGCCGCTGGGGGCGCGCTGGTGGCGGCGGGCCACGCAGTTCTTCGAAGGACGCTCGTGGTGGTAG
- a CDS encoding FG-GAP-like repeat-containing protein has protein sequence MRLDDVHARAAAVAAGCGLTLAGGLAAPALAQGCDPAQLFAPPATYAAGDDPIFVAMGDLDGDGLADLVVSDFFGPDVRVRLNDGRGGFATEARYGPQWLPRSVAIGDLDGDGDNDLAVADQGLDAVAVLRNEGDGAFADAVLYDAGEWASSVAIGDLDGDGDGDLVVTNARRDDISILMNNGDATFAPEVRSTVEQGPISVCIGDLDGDGDADVAVANRTRLFDSVSVLLNRGDGTLASPVNYFAGHEPFGLAMGDLDDDGDADLAVATTSRDGTMVLLNNGDGTFAPAVSYGPGMESRSVAIADLDRDGDHDLLVTNSDLSLGQGVTALLNDGGGVFDRSMAYDAGGWTGSAAVGDLDGDGDPDLAVTIFRSGTFGVLLNRCACPADLDADGALTIFDFLAFQDAFDAGDPIADFDGDGALTLFDFLAFQDAFDAGCP, from the coding sequence ATGCGTCTCGATGATGTTCACGCGAGGGCCGCCGCGGTGGCGGCCGGCTGCGGCCTCACGCTGGCCGGCGGGCTCGCCGCGCCCGCGCTCGCCCAGGGCTGCGACCCCGCGCAGCTCTTCGCGCCCCCGGCCACGTACGCCGCGGGGGACGACCCCATCTTCGTGGCGATGGGCGACCTGGACGGCGACGGCCTCGCCGACCTGGTCGTGTCCGACTTCTTCGGACCGGACGTGCGCGTGCGGCTCAACGACGGCCGGGGCGGCTTCGCGACCGAGGCACGCTACGGCCCGCAGTGGCTGCCCCGGTCCGTGGCGATCGGTGATCTCGACGGCGACGGCGACAACGACCTGGCCGTCGCCGACCAGGGACTCGACGCCGTGGCCGTGCTGCGCAACGAGGGCGACGGCGCCTTCGCGGACGCCGTGCTCTACGACGCCGGCGAATGGGCCTCTTCCGTCGCGATCGGCGACCTGGACGGCGATGGCGACGGCGACCTGGTCGTGACGAATGCGCGCAGGGACGACATCAGCATCCTGATGAACAACGGCGACGCCACCTTCGCGCCCGAGGTGCGCTCCACCGTGGAACAGGGCCCCATATCGGTTTGCATCGGCGACCTGGATGGCGACGGCGACGCCGACGTGGCGGTTGCCAACCGGACCCGCCTCTTCGACAGCGTGAGCGTGCTGCTGAACCGGGGGGACGGCACCCTCGCGTCCCCGGTGAACTACTTTGCGGGCCACGAGCCCTTCGGCCTGGCGATGGGCGACCTCGATGACGATGGCGACGCCGACCTGGCCGTGGCCACGACCTCCAGGGACGGCACCATGGTGCTGCTCAACAACGGCGACGGCACGTTCGCGCCCGCCGTCTCGTACGGCCCGGGCATGGAGTCGCGGTCCGTGGCGATCGCCGACCTGGACCGCGACGGCGACCACGACCTGCTCGTGACGAACAGCGACCTGAGCCTCGGGCAGGGCGTCACCGCGCTGCTGAACGATGGCGGCGGCGTCTTCGATCGCAGCATGGCCTACGACGCGGGCGGCTGGACCGGGTCCGCCGCGGTCGGTGATCTGGACGGCGACGGCGACCCCGACCTGGCCGTGACCATCTTCCGCAGCGGCACCTTCGGCGTGCTGCTCAACCGGTGCGCGTGCCCGGCCGACCTGGACGCCGACGGCGCGCTGACCATCTTCGACTTCCTGGCGTTCCAGGACGCCTTCGACGCCGGCGACCCCATCGCCGACTTCGACGGCGACGGCGCGCTGACCCTCTTCGACTTCCTCGCGTTCCAGGACGCCTTCGACGCGGGCTGCCCGTAG